In a genomic window of Mercenaria mercenaria strain notata chromosome 19, MADL_Memer_1, whole genome shotgun sequence:
- the LOC123542001 gene encoding sushi, von Willebrand factor type A, EGF and pentraxin domain-containing protein 1-like, whose amino-acid sequence NDSPQCIPKVCNNSQLSDNIKFESETESISIETAVTIHCKEGFVLTGNNTLTCLSNEQWSENPICKVIDCGIPESVQNAVMTNISETTYNSIVFVECKEGYIMSGNNTVKCNLSGNWDSMPTCKKVSCGHPTIPGNGSISRISGTTFQATASLECNEGFFIIGDAIINCLANGSWSDIPSCQQYDNYTDCFDVVNLGRITKDGVYNITTWKSLREIQVYCDVAIDGGGWTVMIYLFLFVVVVFCCYFFFLSLWLLES is encoded by the exons AATGATTCTCCGCAATGTATTCCAAAAGTATGCAACAATAGTCAATTGTCAGACaatattaagtttgaatctgaAACTGAAAGCATCAGCATTGAAACAGCTGTTACGATACACTGTAAAGAAGGGTTTGTGCTAACGGGAAACAACACTTTAACTTGCCTCTCAAATGAACAATGGTCAGAGAATCCTATTTGCAAGGTCATAGACTGTGGAATTCCAGAGAGTGTCCAAAATGCAGTTATGACGAATATCTCTGAAACGACATACAATAGCATTGTCTTTGTTGAATGCAAAGAAGGCTATATAATGTCTGGTAATAACACTGTCAAATGTAATCTGTCTGGAAATTGGGACTCGATGCCGACATGCAAAAAGGTGTCATGTGGACATCCAACAATTCCTGGAAATGGCAGTATATCAAGAATATCCGGTACAACATTCCAAGCAACTGCTTCTTTGGAATGTAATGAAGGATTCTTCATCATTGGAGATGCTATAATCAACTGTTTAGCTAATGGAAGCTGGTCTGATATTCCATCTTGTCAACAATATG ATAACTACACCGATTGTTTTGACGTCGTTAATCTAGGGAGGATAACAAAAGACGGTGTTTACAACATAACAACATGGAAAAGTCTTCGAGAAATCCAGGTGTATTGTGATGTTGCGATTGATGGAGGTGGATGGACAGTAATGATTTatctgtttctttttgttgttgttgttttttgttgttattttttttttttgtcattatgGCTGTTAGAATCGTAA
- the LOC123542002 gene encoding uncharacterized protein LOC123542002: MKKEIIACLDKFEHDLEVDAMTYKKTNEDKMIKLKSELDHLQTDTLKTDILISKLKRDKKYNLLFVEGKRAAERILDYHERIYEISTRNCIKDMIYIPTTKLDTILTRENMFGTVVELENELDPCNSTEYLESSELGQINIKSETDKKTCYAIGLAFLSTEQLAVADKANKNLKIVDVSYDRIVSEIKLSSSPRDVTFIPPDQLAVTFGDEERIQLLSTAKGLKKAEQIRTVGKCRGIKYDDGKLIVVYDTKTRAKIKILSLNGEVLCKFQSNGSGTVLVNEPKYIGLSPDHNHMYVTDISKMCILRLSRLGNVQGTFGRDRFIGVAVSAGGSVYACSKSGNTVYQLSDDLSKVQTVLTTDNGIKEPIALSVSNAKNMLYVSCGSTDANVSNKLHVFKIKLETEALA; the protein is encoded by the coding sequence atgaaaaaggaaataatagCGTGTCTTGATAAATTTGAACATGACCTGGAAGTTGACGCTATGACCTATAAGAAAACAAATGAGgataaaatgattaaattgaAATCGGAATTGGACCATCTTCAGACGGATACACTAAAAACTGACATTTTGATAAGCAAACTGAAAAGGGACAAGAAATACAACTTGCTCTTCGTCGAAGGAAAACGTGCAGCGGAACGTATTTTAGATTATCATGAGAGAATATACGAGATCTCGACAAGAAATTGTATCAAGGACATGATATACATTCCAACAACAAAATTAGATACCATTCTTACAAGAGAAAACATGTTTGGGACTGTAGTAGAACTGGAGAATGAATTAGATCCCTGCAATTCTACAGAATATTTGGAAAGTAGTGAACTTGGTCAAATAAATATCAAGTCAGAAACTGACAAGAAAACGTGTTATGCTATAGGCCTTGCATTCTTATCGACTGAACAGCTGGCTGTTGCAGACAAAGcgaacaaaaatttgaaaatagtaGATGTTAGCTACGACAGAATAGTTTCTGAAATCAAGTTATCCTCGAGTCCACGCGATGTGACGTTCATCCCGCCCGACCAGCTCGCCGTGACATTTGGAGACGAAGAAAGGATACAACTGTTATCTACGGCTAAAGGACTGAAGAAAGCGGAACAAATTAGGACCGTCGGAAAGTGTCGGGGTATTAAGTATGATGACGGAAAGTTAATAGTAGTATATGACACCAAAACGCGGgcgaaaattaaaatattaagcCTGAACGGTGAAGTTCTTTGCAAATTTCAGTCAAATGGATCAGGAACAGTCTTAGTCAATGAACCAAAATATATAGGTTTGAGCCCAGACCACAATCATATGTACGTTACTGATATTTCAAAGATGTGTATTTTGCGTCTTTCTAGATTGGGGAATGTCCAGGGCACATTCGGGCGGGATAGATTTATTGGTGTCGCTGTAAGCGCAGGCGGCTCTGTGTATGCCTGCTCAAAATCTGGTAATACAGTTTATCAGTTGTCTGATGACCTGTCAAAAGTTCAAACGGTTTTGACCACGGATAATGGAATAAAAGAACCGATAGCTCTGTCAGTTTCAAATGCAAAGAACATGTTGTACGTAAGCTGTGGAAGTACCGATGCTAATGTCTCCAACAAACTTCACGTGTTCaaaatcaaacttgaaacagaggCACTCGCTTAG